One Pyrus communis chromosome 4, drPyrComm1.1, whole genome shotgun sequence genomic region harbors:
- the LOC137731120 gene encoding zinc finger CCCH domain-containing protein 40-like yields the protein MAHRLLRNPEADGWERSDFPIICESCLGDNPYIRMTRAEYDKECKICSRPFTVFRWRPGRDARYKKTEICQTCCKLKNVCQVCLLDLEYGLPVQVRDSALAIDSNDSIPRSDVNREFFAEEHDRRARAGIDYESSYGKVRPNDTILKLQRTEPYYKRNRAHVCSFYIRGECTRGAECPYRHEMPVTGELSQQNIKDRYYGVNDPVAMKLLNKAGEMPSLEPPEDESIKTLYVGGIDARISEQDLRDHFYAHGEIESIRMVLQKACAFVTYTTREGSEKAAEELYSKLVVKGLRLKLLWGRPQAPKEEPEGANGATQQALAHGGLLPRAVISQQHNQLQQDQYAPVHFYTPPPSQARTCYPSMDPQRMGALIPSQDRIPSVSAGSGEKNANFDRQQHYTFQTAAPPQGQYHQQFQTTAPPQPYSQDHDAVPPPSTLPMDQQHQHSATPSESGSTVET from the exons ATGGCGCACAGGCTTCTGAGAAATCCGGAGGCGGACGGTTGGGAACGATCGGACTTTCCCATCATCTGCGAATCATGCCTCGGCGACAACCCCTACATCCGGATGACAAGAGCCGAATACGACAAGGAGTGCAAGATTTGCAGCCGCCCTTTCACGGTGTTCCGGTGGAGGCCCGGCCGCGACGCCCGGTACAAGAAGACGGAGATTTGCCAGACTTGCTGCAAGTTGAAAAACGTTTGCCAAGTCTGCCTCTTGGATCTCGAATACGGCTTGCCGGTTCAGGTTCGAGACTCTGCTCTCGCCATTGATTCCAACGATTCCATCCCTAGAAGCGACGTCAATCGCGAGTTCTTCGCCGAGGAGCACGATCGAAGG GCTAGGGCTGGCATAGATTACGAGTCTTCCTACGGGAAGGTGCGGCCGAACGACACAATCCTGAAGCTTCAGAGGACGGAGCCGTATTACAAGAGGAACCGAGCTCATGTCTGCAGTTTCTACATTCGGGGTGAGTGCACGAGAGGTGCCGAGTGCCCTTACCGGCACGAGATGCCAGTTACCGGGGAATTGTCACAACAGAACATCAAAGACCGTTATTACGG AGTCAATGATCCAGTAGCAATGAAGCTGCTTAACAAGGCTGGAGAGATGCCCTCCCTGGAACCACCAGAGGATGAGAGCATTAAAACGCTATATGTGGGCGGGATTGATGCGAGAATATCTGAGCAGGATTTGAGGGATCATTTTTACGCTCACGGTGAAATAGAATCCATAAGGATGGTGCTCCAAAAAGCGTGTGCGTTTGTAACATACACGACGAGAGAAGGCTCAGAAAAGGCGGCTGAAGAACTCTATAGTAAACTGGTAGTAAAGGGTTTGAGATTGAAGTTACTCTGGGGAAGGCCCCAAGCACCAAAAGAGGAACCTGAGGGCGCAAATGGAGCTACGCAGCAGGCGTTAGCTCATGGTGGATTGTTGCCTCGAGCAGTCATATCTCAACAGCACAACCAATTACAACAGGACCAATATGCTCCAGTGCACTTCTACACACCTCCACCCTCCCAGGCGAGAACATGTTATCCTTCGATGGATCCTCAAAGGATGGGTGCCCTCATCCCGTCCCAGGACAGGATCCCCAGTGTGTCTGCAGGGTCGGGCGAGAAGAATGCCAATTTCGATAGGCAGCAGCATTATACATTTCAAACTGCGGCTCCTCCGCAAGGTCAATATCATCAGCAATTTCAAACTACGGCTCCACCACAACCTTACTCGCAGGATCATGATGCAGTGCCTCCGCCATCAACGTTACCGATGGACCAACAGCACCAGCATTCTGCAACACCATCTGAGTCTGGTTCAACTGTTGAAACCTAA
- the LOC137730866 gene encoding uncharacterized protein, whose protein sequence is MAMQSNTGFHRNEAFGYGLNRHAISFQSGAINSSSEMIPMGNYFGTDGGMMFSSHSGIVNNNPVISQAGSSSGSLLLDSVPGLKHDTGLAVEWSVEEQYKLEEGLGKYANEPSIMRYIKIAAMLPDKTVRDVALRCRWMTRKRRKSEEHGMGKKGNIRKDKLVESSSKTNIHSAPPLDMAAYSLMGHHMDQNERLQYEGLSGTAKHLLEQNAQAFSQITSNLSSYKLQENIDLFYRTRNNITAILNDMRAMPGIMSQMPPLPPIDEDLANSILRNVT, encoded by the exons ATGGCGATGCAGTCGAACACAGGGTTTCACCGTAACGAAGCTTTTGGCTACGGTTTGAACCGACACGCGATATCCTTTCAGTCCGGGGCCATAAACAGCAGCTCGGAGATGATTCCGATGGGGAATTACTTTGGTACGGACGGGGGCATGATGTTTTCGTCTCATTCGGGCATCGTTAACAACAATCCTGTAATTAGTCAGGCTGGGAGTTCATCTGGTTCTCTGCTTCTCGATTCGGTCCCCGGGCTCAAGCATGACACAGGTTTGGCTGTTGAGTGGTCTGTGGAGGAACAGTACAAATTGGAGGAGGGCCTTGGCAA ATATGCCAATGAACCAAGTATTATGAGGTACATAAAGATCGCGGCAATGTTACCTGATAAAACTGTGCGTGATGTTGCTTTGAGGTGTAGGTGGATGACT AGAAAGCGTAGGAAATCTGAAGAACATGGTATGGGAAAGAAGGGGAACATTAGGAAG GATAAACTGGTGGAGTCGTCTTCAAAGACAAACATACATTCAGCTCCACCACTGGACATGGCTGCATATTCTCTTATGGGACACCATATGGACCAGAATGAACGTTTGCAGTATGAAG GATTAAGTGGCACAGCCAAGCATCTATTGGAGCAAAATGCTCAAGCTTTCAGTCAAATTACATCTAATCTTTCTTCATACAAG TTACAGGAAAACATTGACCTCTTCTACCGCACGAGGAACAATATAACTGCCATCCTTAACGA CATGAGAGCTATGCCTGGCATAATGAGCCAAATGCCGCCACTGCCACCCATTGACGAGGATCTTGCTAATAGTATCTTGCGTAATGTGACTTAG
- the LOC137732553 gene encoding uncharacterized protein: MINFSEKSMERDFEREEQTGQTDTTASDITHTVVLDIESLTQPSDRSSGSPKMTGALSRKWFYRAERLMNTDEEDTDEPPKKLLVKANSQLEPLKKSLITIKSFGSTSTVLTGTNRFMAINPRKILFIFATVSSMGTLILIYFTLAINRTA; this comes from the exons ATGATTAATTTCTCTGAGAAATCAATGGAGAGAGATTTTGAGAGGGAGGAACAGACCGGACAG ACTGATACAACTGCTTCAGATATAActcacaccgttgtgttggatATTGAGAGCCTTACACAACCCTCTGATAGAAGCTCCGGAAGCCCCAAAATGACA GGAGCACTCTCAAGAAAATGGTTTTATCGAGCAGAGCGATTGATGAATACTGACGAGGAAGACACGGATGAGCCACCAAAGAAACTTCTGGTGAAAG CGAACTCTCAGCTGGAACCGTTGAAGAAGTCACTGATCACCATAAAATCGTTTGGGTCAACCTCAACTGTACTTACAGGCACGAATCGCTTTATGGCCATCAACCCTCGAAAGATCCTTTTCATATTTGCAACAGT GTCCAGTATGGGTACATTAATCCTCATATACTTCACACTGGCCATTAATAGAACAGCTTGA
- the LOC137730653 gene encoding photosynthetic NDH subunit of lumenal location 3, chloroplastic-like — protein sequence MKYPRFHEHRSGHAKMVDMQLKGSACRIKKCAFDLLSIGNDLTNDDHSWELMGRDLRLKSTFLYCDLNQMISRSPRDQKRALTELANKLFCSIEELDHAVKIRSLALTQDRYNEAAVILQEVMALAP from the exons ATGAAATATCCTCGTTTTCACGAACACCGTTCAG GGCATGCTAAAATGGTGGACATGCAATTAAAGGGAAGTGCTTGCAGGATTAAGAAGTGTGCTTTCGATTTACTGTCAATCGGGAACGATCTGACGAACGACGATCACTCGTGGGAATTGATGGGAAGGGATCTCCGCCTCAAATCAACGTTCTTGTACTGTGATCTTAATCAGATGATCTCTCGTTCACCAAGGGACCAGAAGAGAGCTCTCACTGAACTTGCCAACAAACTGTTTTGCTCCATTGAAGAG TTGGATCATGCAGTGAAAATTCGAAGCCTGGCGTTGACCCAAGATCGATACAATGAGGCTGCTGTCATTTTACAGGAGGTGATGGCTCTTGCGCCATAA
- the LOC137732458 gene encoding gibberellin 2-beta-dioxygenase 6-like has protein sequence MIESIPPLQQHYKTLVRNLHCHGTDHGQGPVTEECQLPLIDLNGLNSLDERERLECAAAICSASSEWGFFQVVNHGIRPELLKNMKTEQLNLFGAPFEQKATCGLLNNSYRWGTPSATRPTQYSWSEAFHIPVTKISDQACYGDGFSSLRKVMEVFAGAMANLAELLAGILVNNLGHRKEALQDICDSSTCFLRLNRYPACPISPEMFGLVPHTDSDFLTILSQDEVGGLQLLKDSKWVAVKPNQDALIVNIGDLFQAWSNDAYKSVEHKVMANEKRERYSVAYFMCPSYDSLIGSCRSQSSIYRNFTFRDYRNQVQQDVQTLGHKVGLSRFLLR, from the exons ATGATAGAATCAATCCCTCCTCTCCAACAACATTACAAAACCCTCGTGCGCAACCTTCACTGCCACGGCACCGACCACGGACAAGGACCGGTCACGGAAGAATGCCAGCTACCGTTGATAGACCTCAACGGGCTGAACAGCCTCGATGAGAGGGAGAGGCTAGAATGCGCAGCAGCCATCTGCAGCGCGTCGTCGGAGTGGGGGTTTTTTCAAGTGGTGAACCACGGGATAAGGCCCGAGCTACTAAAGAACATGAAGACGGAGCAGCTCAACCTGTTTGGAGCGCCCTTCGAGCAGAAGGCTACTTGCGGGCTGCTCAATAATTCGTACAGGTGGGGGACGCCGAGCGCGACTCGTCCAACTCAGTACTCCTGGTCCGAAGCTTTTCACATTCCTGTCACAAAAATCTCGGACCAAGCTTGTTATGGGGACGGTTTTAGCTCTCTCAG GAAAGTGATGGAAGTATTTGCAGGAGCAATGGCAAACCTGGCGGAGTTGCTAGCCGGGATTCTAGTGAACAACCTGGGCCACCGGAAGGAAGCGCTGCAAGACATTTGTGACTCGAGCACTTGCTTTCTCCGATTGAACCGCTACCCGGCTTGTCCGATATCACCGGAGATGTTCGGCTTAGTGCCTCACACTGACAGCGATTTCCTCACAATTCTAAGCCAAGACGAAGTGGGAGGACTTCAGCTCTTGAAAGACTCCAAATGGGTTGCTGTAAAGCCTAACCAAGATGCACTTATCGTTAACATCGGAGAtctttttcag GCGTGGAGCAATGATGCGTACAAAAGTGTGGAGCACAAGGTGATGGCAAACGAGAAGAGGGAACGTTACTCAGTAGCATACTTCATGTGCCCTTCCTACGATTCTTTAATCGGGAGTTGCAGATCACAATCTTCCATCTACAGAAACTTCACTTTTCGAGATTACAGAAATCAAGTCCAGCAAGATGTTCAGACACTTGGACACAAAGTCGGCCTTTCGAGATTCCTTCTTCGATAG